One Streptomyces formicae genomic window, CGAGTTCCGGCATGGCGGTCAGTACCAGCGGGATTCCGAGCGCGGCAGCGCCGATCAGCCACCACACCCATGCGTCGATGTCCACATGGTCATGGTAGGACCACGGGTCCTTCGGGGACAGGGCGCGGCTAGCTGAGCGGGAGCCCCGTGGCCGTCCAGCGGTCGTTGCGCTGCTCGACGACCAGCGGGAGGCCGAAGCAGAGGGAGAGGTTGCGCGAGGTCAGTTCGAGCTCCAGCGGGCCCGCGGCCATGACCTTGCCCTGGCGGATCATGAGCACGTGCGTGAAGCCGGGCGCGATCTCCTCGACGTGGTGCGTGACCATGATCATCGAGGGTGCGATCGGGTCGCGGGCGAGGCGGCCGAGGCGTCGTACGAGGTCTTCGCGGCCGCCGAGGTCGAGGCCGGCTGCGGGCTCGTCGAGGAGCAGCAGCTCGGGGTCGGTCATCAGGGCGCGGGCGATCAGGGTGCGCTTGCGCTCGCCCTCGGAGAGGGTGCCGAACCTGCGGTCCAGGTAGTCGCTCATGCCGAGGCGGTCGAGGAAGGCGCGGGCGCGCTGCTCGTCCACGTCCTCGTAGTCCTCGTGCCAGCCCGCGGTCATGCCGTACGCGGCGGTGAGGACCGTCTGCAGGACGGTCTGGCGCTTGGGGAGCTTCTCGGCCATCGCGATGCCGGCGACGCCGATGCGCGGGCGCAGCTCGAAGACGTCGGTGCCGGGCTTGCCGAGGGTCTCGCCGAGGATGGTGGCGGATCCGGTGCTCGGGAAGAGGTAGCTGGAGGCGACGTTCAGGAGGGTGGTCTTGCCCGCGCCGTTCGGGCCGAGGATGACCCAGCGCTCGCCTTCCTTGACCGACCAGGAGACCTGGTCCACCAGAGCCCGGCCCTCGCGGACCACAGATACGTCCTCAAGCTCCAGTACATCGCTCATGAGCGCGCTGTCTCCCATTGCAGTCTCGGTCGTCGCTCGCGCCTGTGGACGCGGCCCCCGGATAAAACCTACGCCACCGGCCGACCGTTCCTGTCGTGAGGCCGGTCCTTAGGCTGTGTGCATGCTCTCGGAACCACGCTCAGGACGCCTGGCCGCATGGGGAAATGCCCTATTGGCCGGACTTGTTTCACCGGATGACGCGGCGCTCGCCATGGTCGGCGAGGACGCGCTGCACCGGGTCGAAGGGCTCCCCGGGGAGTCGGGCCCGGTCGGACTCACGCTCGCGATGGGCCGCCTGCGGGGGCTCGGCGTGAGAGGTCTTCGGGTGGCGCTGCCCGCGCCCGGGCATCCGCTCGGGCTGAGCGGCCCGCCCGAGTTCAACGCGCGGGCCCTCGACGCGGAGGAGGCGGTGGTCGCGTTCGGCGCGCCGTACGGCCTGGTGCCCGAGGTGTACGAGGCGGGGCCCGACGGCGACGTGCACGTCGAGGTCGTCTGGCACTGTCTGCCGGTGCGCGAGGCGCCGCCCGCGGACGTGCCCTCGCTCGGCGAGGCGGAGCGCGAGCTCGCGGAGGCGCTGCGGGAGGCGACCGAGGTCCTCTCCCGGCTCGACGTCGCCGGGTCCGGCCCGGTCGCCGAGGCGGCGCTCGACGCCTACCGGGCGCGTGCCGAGCGGGGCCGCGAGATCCTCGC contains:
- a CDS encoding ABC transporter ATP-binding protein, translated to MSDVLELEDVSVVREGRALVDQVSWSVKEGERWVILGPNGAGKTTLLNVASSYLFPSTGSATILGETLGKPGTDVFELRPRIGVAGIAMAEKLPKRQTVLQTVLTAAYGMTAGWHEDYEDVDEQRARAFLDRLGMSDYLDRRFGTLSEGERKRTLIARALMTDPELLLLDEPAAGLDLGGREDLVRRLGRLARDPIAPSMIMVTHHVEEIAPGFTHVLMIRQGKVMAAGPLELELTSRNLSLCFGLPLVVEQRNDRWTATGLPLS